One window from the genome of Microcebus murinus isolate Inina chromosome X, M.murinus_Inina_mat1.0, whole genome shotgun sequence encodes:
- the LOC142865812 gene encoding histone H2B-like, whose product MAEPSSELSSEACPGAQAPEEAESAQAPEEAESAQAPEEAESSTTTQKQKQPRRRSRRSSRDRDSFATYFPRVLKLVHDDLRLSPAAVRVMDSFVHDIFERIAEEAGRLARYTERSTITAREVQTAVRLTLPGEMGKFAVSAGNKAVLRYTRSKYAAPAPPEQRPPKALVRATPDGPEQQ is encoded by the coding sequence ATGGCCGAGCCCTCGTCCGAGCTGTCCTCTGAGGCCTGCCCCGGCGCCCAGGCACCTGAAGAGGCTGAATCGGCCCAGGCACCTGAAGAGGCCGAATCGGCCCAGGCACCTGAAGAGGCTGAATCGTCCACGACGACCCAGAAGCAGAAGCAGCCGAGGCGTCGCAGCCGCCGCTCCAGCCGTGACCGCGACAGCTTCGCCACCTACTTCCCCAGGGTCCTGAAGCTGGTGCACGACgacctccgcctgtcccctgcgGCCGTGAGGGTGATGGATTCGTTCGTCCACGACATCTTCGAGCGCATCGCCGAGGAGGCCGGCCGGCTGGCGCGCTACACCGAGCGCTCGACCATCACCGCCAGAGAGGTGCAGACGGCCGTGCGCCTCACGCTGCCCGGGGAGATGGGCAAGTTCGCCGTGTCCGCGGGCAACAAGGCCGTGCTCAGATACACGCGCAGCAAGtacgccgcccccgccccgccggagCAGCGGCCCCCAAAGGCTCTCGTCAGAGCCACCCCGGACGGCCCGGAGCAGCAGTAG
- the LOC142865813 gene encoding histone H2B-like — MAEPSSELSSEACPGAQAPEEAESAQAPEEAESAQAPEEAESSTTTQKQKQPRRRSRRSSRDSDSFATYFPRVLKLVHDDLRLSPAAVRVMDSFVHDIFERIAEEAGRLARYTERSTITAREVQTAVRLTLPGEMGKFAVSAGNKAVLRYTRSKYAAPAPPEQRPPKALVRATPDGPEQQ, encoded by the coding sequence ATGGCCGAGCCCTCGTCCGAGCTGTCCTCTGAGGCCTGCCCCGGCGCCCAGGCACCTGAAGAGGCTGAATCGGCCCAGGCACCTGAAGAGGCTGAATCGGCCCAGGCACCTGAAGAGGCTGAATCGTCCACGACGACCCAGAAGCAGAAGCAGCCGAGGCGTCGCAGCCGCCGCTCCAGCCGTGACAGCGACAGCTTCGCCACCTACTTCCCCAGGGTCCTGAAGCTGGTGCACGACgacctccgcctgtcccctgcgGCCGTGAGGGTGATGGATTCGTTCGTCCACGACATCTTCGAGCGCATCGCCGAGGAGGCCGGCCGGCTGGCGCGCTACACCGAGCGCTCGACCATCACCGCCAGAGAGGTGCAGACGGCCGTGCGCCTCACGCTGCCCGGGGAGATGGGCAAGTTCGCCGTGTCCGCGGGCAACAAGGCCGTGCTCAGATACACGCGCAGCAAGtacgccgcccccgccccgccggagCAGCGGCCCCCAAAGGCTCTCGTCAGAGCCACCCCGGACGGCCCGGAGCAGCAGTAG